In the Methanothermobacter sp. genome, one interval contains:
- a CDS encoding cobaltochelatase subunit CobN, which produces MRRSVIPLILIIVLMFTGGVSASDNSSNTTGDVIAENSSHYNLLILTGSTSSTKAIVEGYKLAGQNGYRFNLSMFTNDELLRNDPQIDAAAIEAGRRADVILIQMISSPNTVAKVNQILNVTSARRIIAIGTGNTFKSYPQIGEDNATVKNIWDQGGPENFRRMMLLLLRDVGMKLRTGENLTAIPAIKSFVYHPDSAQQFTSWDQYYSWYVQSGHYKPGKPWIGILTFDTYYRGSDMRMHTAIVDSLERKGYNVILGFAADTPTKRNVIEKFFLDGNRTPRISGLITCMGFNLYNGDPVNSTSILRELDVPALSAVYASNLKTWNESISGLSSEVYWQIALPEIDGRIEPIMIGGGVEMVDPQTGLRYTYYVPIPDRIERLTERMINWVKLRELSNSEKKIALIYYNIGGGKDGISASYLNVPESISTILRAMKAAGYTVDEKSTAEVISILLGPGLNVGSWAPGELAKVVKAGAVTIPVSEYLAWFSLLPEALRNNITATWGPAPGNVMVYNGSIVIPGVMLGNVFLGPQPMRGFGEDAADLIHSTTLPPHHQYLAFYLWLQKNFNAVIHLGTHGTLEWLPGKSVGLSSLDWPDVMIGDLPHIYPYIVNNPGEGTQAKRRGYAVLINHNIPPMVVGELYGDLAELQHKINSYHSSEDPQRKLIIAEEIKNLTVKLDLHRELNLDLNASFEEALDRIEHRLDELSATLIPYGLHVFGEPLSGQLLDAMVEAIVSFDPATRNTTEFRNAIREKLASDCEISNLLRALEGRFVEPGRGADPIRIPDLLPTGKNSYSFDPRLAPDRAAWEIGKKMADDLIADYLAKNGRYPETVGVVLWAIETMRTNGQTIAMVLRLIGAEPVWDKSGRFTGINVTPLATLGRPRIDVLVTISGLFRDTFAYSIDRMDEAIRLVMKLDEPVNQNYLRKHYLQDLTNYTARGLPMADTLAGARIFGSAPGSYGTGIPAVVESTAKWNNQSQLVETYLNHMGFIYGKDLYAIDAKEVFMKQLSNVDATVQVRDSVYGVLDNDDVYQYLGGLTMAARAMSGKNVASYIANTRFTPRIETLSDFLAAELRTRTYNPKWIEGMLSQGFSGGHQISKEIGHLFGWSAVTPELVQDWMWQRVAETYVLDSSVRDRFRSAQPYSYASTVAWLLEASRRGLWRADSATLQRLADEYISAVNEYGVVCCHHTCANIVFNEWVVKLSSLNQAALRKFASAMAAATGKSIDVPGSDTGSDISTGTDSDGNGAGETGAPSSGSVGGRSGSAPSVAASSGESSEASEVSQSEPAGESGKAYEVAASSQSGSASTQTPLYALAGIIGIVCLLGAGYFYQGRN; this is translated from the coding sequence ATGAGAAGATCAGTGATTCCATTAATTCTGATCATTGTACTCATGTTTACAGGAGGTGTTTCAGCATCGGATAACAGCAGCAACACCACTGGGGACGTTATTGCAGAGAACTCATCCCACTACAACCTTCTGATACTGACCGGGTCAACATCCAGTACAAAGGCGATAGTGGAGGGGTATAAACTGGCAGGCCAGAACGGCTACAGATTCAACCTCTCAATGTTCACCAATGATGAACTCCTGAGAAACGACCCGCAGATCGATGCAGCAGCCATTGAGGCTGGCAGAAGGGCCGACGTGATACTTATACAGATGATAAGCAGTCCAAACACGGTTGCAAAGGTCAACCAGATCCTCAACGTCACATCAGCAAGAAGGATCATAGCCATAGGAACAGGGAACACCTTCAAGAGCTATCCCCAGATAGGCGAGGACAATGCAACTGTTAAGAATATATGGGACCAGGGGGGCCCTGAAAATTTCAGGAGGATGATGCTTCTCCTTCTGAGGGATGTGGGGATGAAGCTCAGAACAGGGGAGAACCTCACAGCAATTCCAGCCATAAAGTCCTTTGTCTACCATCCTGACTCAGCACAGCAGTTCACCAGCTGGGACCAGTACTATTCCTGGTATGTGCAGAGCGGACACTACAAGCCGGGAAAACCATGGATAGGTATCCTGACCTTTGACACCTACTACCGTGGAAGCGACATGAGGATGCACACGGCGATAGTTGATAGCCTCGAGCGCAAGGGCTACAATGTGATACTCGGGTTTGCAGCGGACACACCAACAAAGAGGAATGTCATAGAGAAGTTCTTCCTGGATGGCAACAGGACACCGAGAATAAGCGGACTCATAACATGTATGGGTTTCAACCTCTACAACGGGGATCCGGTGAACTCCACCAGCATACTGAGGGAACTTGATGTGCCCGCACTTTCAGCGGTATATGCGTCAAACCTCAAAACATGGAACGAGAGCATATCAGGACTCTCATCCGAGGTCTACTGGCAGATAGCCCTGCCAGAGATTGATGGGAGAATAGAGCCCATCATGATCGGTGGCGGCGTAGAGATGGTTGACCCTCAGACAGGGTTGAGGTACACGTACTACGTACCCATACCCGACAGGATAGAGAGGCTCACAGAGAGAATGATCAACTGGGTGAAACTGAGGGAACTTTCAAACTCAGAGAAGAAGATAGCCCTTATCTACTACAACATAGGGGGAGGTAAGGATGGTATCAGTGCCAGCTACCTCAACGTACCAGAGAGCATAAGCACGATACTGAGGGCCATGAAGGCAGCGGGCTACACGGTGGATGAAAAGTCAACTGCAGAGGTAATCAGCATACTCCTTGGACCGGGCCTCAATGTGGGATCATGGGCCCCAGGGGAACTTGCAAAGGTTGTGAAGGCAGGTGCAGTGACCATACCCGTATCAGAATACCTGGCATGGTTCAGCCTCCTTCCTGAAGCCCTCAGGAACAACATAACAGCAACCTGGGGGCCAGCACCAGGGAACGTGATGGTATACAATGGCAGCATCGTGATACCCGGCGTGATGCTTGGAAACGTATTCCTTGGACCACAGCCAATGCGCGGTTTTGGAGAGGACGCAGCTGACCTCATACACTCAACCACGCTCCCACCCCACCACCAGTACCTGGCATTCTACCTCTGGCTTCAGAAGAACTTCAATGCAGTTATACACCTCGGAACACACGGAACCCTTGAGTGGCTGCCAGGAAAATCCGTTGGACTCTCCTCACTTGACTGGCCAGACGTCATGATAGGTGATCTTCCCCACATCTATCCCTACATCGTCAACAACCCCGGTGAAGGAACACAGGCCAAGAGGAGGGGATATGCGGTGCTCATCAACCACAACATCCCACCCATGGTTGTGGGTGAACTCTACGGTGACCTGGCTGAACTCCAGCACAAGATCAACAGCTACCACTCATCAGAGGATCCCCAGCGTAAACTGATAATTGCAGAGGAGATAAAGAACCTCACGGTGAAACTGGACCTTCACAGGGAACTGAACCTTGACCTCAACGCATCCTTTGAGGAGGCCCTTGACAGGATTGAACACAGACTCGATGAACTTTCAGCAACACTGATACCCTACGGTCTGCATGTATTCGGAGAACCACTGAGCGGTCAGCTACTTGATGCAATGGTTGAGGCCATTGTGAGCTTTGACCCGGCGACACGTAACACCACAGAGTTCAGGAACGCCATAAGGGAGAAGCTGGCCAGTGACTGTGAGATCAGCAATCTCCTGAGGGCCCTTGAGGGCAGATTCGTTGAGCCGGGAAGAGGCGCCGACCCCATCAGGATACCTGATCTACTGCCGACAGGTAAGAACTCCTACTCCTTTGACCCCAGACTGGCACCGGATAGGGCTGCATGGGAGATCGGTAAGAAGATGGCCGATGATCTCATAGCAGACTACCTTGCAAAGAACGGCAGGTACCCTGAAACCGTTGGGGTTGTTCTCTGGGCCATTGAAACCATGAGGACCAATGGACAGACAATAGCCATGGTGCTGAGACTGATAGGTGCTGAGCCGGTATGGGATAAGTCAGGAAGATTCACAGGGATCAACGTGACCCCCCTTGCAACCCTGGGAAGGCCAAGGATCGATGTCCTTGTAACCATCAGCGGGCTCTTCAGGGATACCTTTGCCTACAGCATAGACAGGATGGACGAGGCAATAAGGCTTGTGATGAAACTGGATGAACCGGTGAACCAGAACTATCTCAGAAAACACTACCTTCAGGATCTCACAAATTACACCGCCAGGGGCCTGCCAATGGCAGATACACTTGCAGGAGCAAGGATATTCGGCAGCGCACCTGGAAGTTACGGTACAGGGATACCGGCTGTTGTGGAGTCCACTGCCAAGTGGAACAACCAGTCACAGCTCGTTGAAACCTACCTTAACCACATGGGATTCATCTATGGAAAGGACTTATACGCCATTGATGCGAAGGAGGTCTTCATGAAGCAGCTATCAAATGTAGATGCAACCGTGCAGGTGAGGGACAGTGTTTACGGGGTCCTGGACAACGATGATGTCTACCAGTACCTTGGAGGGCTCACAATGGCTGCAAGGGCAATGTCAGGTAAGAATGTTGCATCCTACATTGCCAACACAAGGTTCACCCCGAGGATTGAGACACTCTCAGATTTCCTTGCAGCTGAACTGAGGACAAGGACCTACAACCCCAAGTGGATTGAGGGAATGCTCAGCCAGGGATTCTCAGGGGGGCATCAGATCTCAAAGGAGATAGGACACCTCTTCGGGTGGAGCGCAGTTACACCTGAACTTGTACAGGACTGGATGTGGCAGAGGGTCGCTGAGACCTATGTCCTTGATTCCTCTGTGAGGGACAGGTTCAGGAGTGCTCAGCCCTACTCGTATGCTTCCACCGTGGCATGGCTTCTTGAGGCCAGCAGGAGGGGTCTGTGGAGGGCTGATTCAGCAACGCTTCAGAGGCTTGCAGATGAGTATATCTCGGCGGTCAATGAGTATGGTGTTGTCTGCTGTCACCATACCTGTGCCAACATCGTCTTCAATGAGTGGGTTGTGAAGCTCTCCTCCCTTAACCAGGCTGCTCTGAGGAAGTTTGCAAGTGCAATGGCCGCAGCCACAGGCAAATCCATTGATGTGCCTGGATCTGATACGGGGTCTGATATCTCCACAGGAACAGATAGCGATGGCAATGGCGCCGGAGAGACCGGTGCACCGTCATCAGGTTCAGTAGGTGGAAGATCAGGTTCCGCACCCAGTGTGGCTGCCAGTTCTGGTGAGTCATCTGAGGCCAGTGAGGTTTCACAGTCAGAACCTGCCGGTGAGTCAGGTAAGGCCTATGAGGTTGCTGCTTCAAGTCAGAGCGGTTCAGCAAGCACCCAGACACCGCTCTATGCTCTTGCTGGTATCATAGGAATTGTATGCCTCCTTGGAGCAGGATACTTCTATCAGGGAAGAAATTAA
- a CDS encoding ferredoxin family protein, with translation MPWFAGYPREKIKWYPTIDLEKCVKCGMCMNCGQKVYRWTEEGPVVAQPYKCVVGCSTCATLCQGNAITFPDREKLRDLYRKEGIWAKVKKELLKEGKLNPEE, from the coding sequence ATGCCATGGTTTGCTGGATATCCACGTGAAAAAATAAAATGGTACCCCACAATAGACCTTGAAAAATGCGTAAAATGTGGTATGTGCATGAACTGTGGACAGAAGGTCTACAGATGGACAGAAGAAGGACCTGTGGTTGCACAGCCCTACAAGTGCGTTGTCGGTTGCAGCACCTGCGCAACCCTCTGCCAGGGAAACGCAATAACATTCCCTGATAGGGAAAAATTGAGGGATCTCTACAGAAAAGAAGGTATCTGGGCCAAGGTTAAAAAAGAACTGCTCAAAGAAGGTAAACTGAACCCTGAAGAGTGA
- the feoB gene encoding ferrous iron transport protein B, whose protein sequence is MSLKIALAGNPNVGKSTLFNSLTGLNQHVGNWPGKTIEKKEGHLQFRGCDLEVIDLPGTYSLTAGSPEEGVVIDYLLEEPPDLVINVVDASNLERNLYLALQIMEFGLNTIIAVNLNREAERRGYILDYGKLEELLGVPVVRIEATEGEQDDLLERVIEWSKDEPRTPGYEFLRHESLSRLYELIRSSELKFPPQWIIIKLLEGDERVASMVGEEVHDEFRRIRRILEDEYSVKADVIVSDARYGLIEALLESTLRKPPVDRVTGSEIIDRIALNRYLGLPVLLGVMWLIFQLTFTAGAPLTDLLDSAFSYLAATVHGIMGDSLLASLLSDGVIGGVGSVLVFIPNIFILFFLLSFLEDSGYLARAAFVMDRVMNTLGGLSGRSFIPMVLGFGCCVPGVMATRTIDSERERIITALTVPFMSCSARLPVYVLFTAALFPVIYQGWVIFSLYILGILVAILTARLLGDRIVGGERSLFLMELPPYRVPRIKALLIHTYLRGVQFIKRAGTIILAGSLVIWFLSNFPAGDVSSSILGITGSVIAPIFQPLGFGDWHSAVAIIFGFAAKELVISTFGTVYGTGDVAATIQGIFTPLEAFSFMVFILLYTPCLATLAVIKQEAGTKWALFSPAYSLLVAWVVSFLVYTAGTLTGL, encoded by the coding sequence TTGTCACTGAAAATAGCCCTTGCAGGAAACCCCAATGTTGGTAAAAGCACCCTCTTCAACAGCCTCACCGGTCTAAACCAGCACGTAGGCAACTGGCCAGGCAAAACCATTGAAAAGAAGGAGGGCCACCTCCAGTTCAGGGGATGTGACCTTGAGGTTATAGATCTCCCCGGAACCTACAGCCTCACAGCTGGTTCTCCAGAGGAGGGGGTGGTTATAGATTACCTCCTTGAGGAGCCTCCTGATCTTGTGATAAACGTTGTTGACGCATCCAATCTCGAAAGAAACCTTTACCTTGCCCTCCAGATAATGGAGTTTGGCCTTAACACCATCATTGCAGTGAACCTCAACCGCGAGGCCGAGAGGAGGGGTTACATTCTGGACTATGGGAAGCTTGAGGAACTCCTTGGTGTACCTGTTGTGAGGATCGAGGCAACTGAAGGCGAGCAGGATGATCTCCTTGAACGGGTAATTGAATGGAGTAAAGACGAACCCAGGACCCCAGGATATGAATTCCTGAGACATGAATCTCTGAGCAGGCTATATGAACTCATCAGGAGCAGCGAACTCAAATTTCCACCACAATGGATCATCATAAAGCTCCTTGAGGGCGATGAGAGGGTGGCCTCAATGGTCGGGGAGGAAGTTCATGATGAATTCAGGAGGATTCGCAGGATCCTTGAGGATGAATACTCTGTGAAGGCCGACGTAATTGTATCCGATGCCAGGTATGGGCTTATAGAGGCCCTCCTTGAGAGTACACTCAGAAAGCCCCCAGTGGATCGGGTTACAGGCTCAGAGATTATTGACAGAATTGCGCTCAACCGGTACCTTGGCCTTCCGGTACTCCTTGGGGTGATGTGGCTGATTTTTCAGCTGACATTCACTGCAGGGGCCCCACTGACAGACCTGCTGGATTCCGCCTTTTCATACCTTGCAGCTACGGTTCATGGTATCATGGGTGATTCCCTGCTTGCATCTCTCCTATCTGATGGGGTGATAGGTGGTGTAGGGTCGGTCCTGGTCTTCATACCAAACATATTCATCCTCTTCTTCCTCCTGTCATTCCTTGAGGATTCAGGTTACCTTGCCAGGGCGGCATTTGTCATGGATCGTGTGATGAATACCCTGGGGGGTCTCAGTGGAAGGTCATTCATCCCCATGGTGCTGGGTTTTGGATGCTGCGTACCTGGCGTCATGGCCACAAGGACGATAGACTCTGAGAGGGAGAGGATAATAACGGCACTAACAGTGCCCTTCATGTCATGCAGCGCAAGGCTCCCTGTCTATGTGCTATTCACAGCAGCCCTCTTCCCGGTTATCTACCAGGGCTGGGTGATATTCTCACTTTACATTCTTGGAATATTGGTGGCCATACTGACCGCCCGCTTACTCGGTGATAGAATCGTGGGGGGTGAAAGGTCCCTGTTCCTCATGGAGCTTCCACCCTACAGGGTGCCGAGAATTAAGGCACTGCTCATACACACCTACCTGAGGGGTGTTCAGTTTATAAAGAGGGCAGGGACCATCATACTGGCAGGTTCTCTGGTGATATGGTTCCTATCAAACTTCCCGGCAGGCGACGTTTCATCATCAATCCTGGGGATTACAGGGTCAGTGATCGCACCCATTTTCCAGCCACTGGGCTTTGGGGACTGGCATTCTGCGGTTGCAATCATATTCGGTTTTGCCGCAAAGGAGCTTGTAATAAGTACCTTCGGGACGGTATACGGCACCGGTGATGTTGCAGCAACCATTCAGGGGATTTTCACGCCACTGGAGGCCTTCTCCTTCATGGTATTCATACTGCTCTACACCCCCTGCCTTGCAACACTTGCCGTAATAAAACAGGAGGCCGGTACAAAATGGGCCCTCTTTTCCCCCGCATATTCCCTGCTGGTTGCCTGGGTTGTGTCCTTCCTTGTCTACACGGCAGGTACTCTGACTGGTTTATGA
- a CDS encoding site-2 protease family protein, which yields MNALWFYVIAFILIWTFAVLFRDRFKIEIQGPLLLRRTKRMRGFIDSIASGHPGLWRWILNAGIPVAFFFMFYMLYLMVMSLQNIFVTPQASLIVPGVDIPGSPVYVPLGYGILGLATVIVVHEFAHGILARVEGVRIKSIGLLLLAILPGAFVEPDEDDIKKVSPISKLRIYAAGSVANLILAGICFALFFGISAYAMPAAFQADGVQIDSVVPGSPASEVLKPGLVIESINGMPTTNLTTYGMALKRIRVGEVITIDTDQGTFRLKTGRNPNNSSRAYMGIRTSNHLQVRESVASVFGGTLPFALTYLEELFFWIFFLNFAVGTVNLLPAKPLDGGLMFEELLRYRLPERIVKPAVSYVSIFVILIIAVSIIWGTGRGILMMF from the coding sequence ATGAATGCACTGTGGTTTTACGTCATCGCATTTATCCTGATATGGACATTCGCTGTTCTTTTCAGGGACAGGTTCAAGATTGAGATACAGGGACCCCTCCTCCTGCGGAGAACAAAGAGGATGAGGGGATTCATCGACAGCATCGCGTCAGGCCACCCAGGACTCTGGAGGTGGATACTGAATGCAGGCATCCCTGTGGCGTTCTTCTTCATGTTTTACATGCTCTACCTTATGGTGATGTCCCTTCAGAACATATTTGTGACTCCACAGGCATCACTCATCGTGCCGGGTGTTGACATACCAGGGTCACCGGTTTATGTGCCTCTGGGTTACGGTATACTGGGCCTTGCCACGGTAATAGTGGTGCATGAATTCGCCCATGGGATACTTGCAAGGGTTGAGGGGGTCCGCATAAAATCCATTGGCCTCCTTCTTCTGGCAATACTTCCGGGTGCTTTCGTTGAACCTGATGAGGATGACATCAAGAAGGTGAGCCCTATTTCAAAGTTGAGGATATATGCCGCCGGGTCAGTGGCCAATCTCATACTTGCGGGTATATGCTTTGCACTCTTCTTTGGTATTTCAGCATATGCCATGCCCGCGGCCTTTCAGGCCGATGGTGTTCAGATAGACAGTGTGGTCCCTGGAAGTCCTGCAAGTGAGGTCCTCAAACCGGGCCTCGTTATTGAGAGCATAAATGGAATGCCAACCACAAACCTCACCACATATGGAATGGCCCTTAAGAGGATACGGGTTGGTGAGGTTATCACAATAGACACTGATCAGGGGACTTTCAGGCTCAAGACAGGCAGAAACCCCAACAACTCAAGCAGGGCCTACATGGGTATTAGGACCAGTAACCACCTGCAGGTGAGGGAGTCTGTGGCATCTGTCTTTGGAGGCACCCTGCCATTTGCACTCACATACCTGGAGGAGCTCTTCTTCTGGATATTCTTCCTGAACTTCGCTGTGGGTACTGTGAACCTTCTGCCTGCCAAGCCCCTTGATGGAGGCCTCATGTTTGAGGAGCTCCTGCGCTACAGGTTACCGGAGAGGATTGTTAAACCGGCGGTCAGCTATGTCTCCATATTTGTTATACTCATCATAGCGGTGAGTATAATCTGGGGTACAGGGCGTGGTATCCTGATGATGTTCTGA
- the glp gene encoding gephyrin-like molybdotransferase Glp: MFLSELIPVRDAFRILDENQRLTDTETLDLLYAHKRVLAEDLKARFDSPPFDRSAMDGYAVRAEDTFGSSPENPSRFTVIDSIGAGDVSDVDVGRGEAVKIATGAPIPSGADAVVMEEYTVSSGPEISVVRPVFPGENVAPAGEDFRAGDTVLSKGTLLRPAEIAMAASAGYSQLRVYKRPLVKVIITGNELMEPSADLEPGKIPNSNLYTLKALVESAGGEAEVIHAPDDMDIIVDEIRGAVKEYDMVITTGGTAVSRGDVVVDAVDSLGDVLFHGVAIRPGKPVAFGMVEGKPVFMLSGYPVAAMVQFDVLARYYLLRMQHMDYRHRTVKRRCLGKVASGPGRTEYVRASADNGTVKPVQSRGSGIIRSMVESNAYIVIDENLEGIAEGEECEVLLFDSMTL, from the coding sequence ATGTTTCTATCAGAACTCATACCAGTGAGGGATGCATTCAGGATTCTTGATGAGAATCAGAGATTAACTGATACTGAAACCCTGGATCTGCTATATGCCCATAAAAGGGTTCTTGCGGAGGATTTAAAAGCCAGATTTGACTCCCCACCCTTTGACAGGTCAGCGATGGATGGATACGCGGTTAGGGCCGAGGACACATTCGGTTCCTCCCCTGAGAATCCATCAAGATTCACTGTCATCGACTCCATAGGGGCGGGGGATGTATCTGATGTGGATGTGGGTAGGGGGGAGGCTGTTAAAATCGCAACAGGAGCCCCCATACCCAGCGGAGCGGACGCTGTTGTCATGGAGGAATACACTGTCAGTTCAGGACCTGAGATCAGTGTTGTAAGACCGGTATTTCCTGGAGAGAACGTGGCACCGGCAGGCGAGGATTTCAGGGCAGGGGATACAGTTCTGAGTAAAGGAACCCTCCTAAGACCTGCAGAAATTGCCATGGCGGCATCGGCCGGTTACAGCCAGCTGAGGGTGTATAAAAGGCCTTTGGTAAAGGTGATAATAACAGGTAATGAACTCATGGAACCTTCAGCGGACCTTGAACCAGGCAAGATACCCAACTCAAACCTCTACACCCTCAAGGCCCTTGTAGAGAGTGCAGGTGGGGAGGCAGAGGTTATCCACGCCCCCGACGACATGGATATCATAGTGGATGAAATCAGAGGGGCAGTGAAGGAATATGATATGGTCATAACAACCGGCGGAACAGCGGTGAGTCGTGGGGATGTGGTTGTGGATGCTGTGGACAGCCTTGGCGACGTACTATTCCATGGGGTGGCAATTAGGCCAGGAAAACCTGTGGCGTTTGGAATGGTTGAAGGTAAACCCGTTTTCATGCTTTCAGGGTATCCTGTCGCTGCCATGGTGCAGTTTGACGTCCTTGCAAGGTATTATCTTCTCAGGATGCAGCACATGGATTACAGGCACAGGACAGTGAAGAGGCGGTGTCTTGGCAAGGTTGCATCTGGACCCGGCAGGACGGAATACGTACGGGCAAGTGCAGACAACGGAACAGTCAAACCTGTCCAGAGCAGAGGTTCGGGTATAATAAGGTCAATGGTGGAGTCAAATGCCTACATAGTAATAGATGAGAACCTTGAGGGTATAGCTGAAGGTGAGGAGTGTGAGGTCCTCCTCTTTGATTCAATGACACTCTGA
- a CDS encoding DsrE family protein, translating into MKSSLIIIDRAPYGSEDAFSGFYVVIACLNSGLDSDVLLMEDGVYAAVADQKSESIGYPNVEELTYLIFPEGSILVHEGSLRERGLVEEDLVEAAEIINDEELHEIISAKGETAVIRI; encoded by the coding sequence ATGAAATCCTCACTCATAATAATAGACAGGGCCCCCTACGGGTCTGAAGATGCATTCAGTGGTTTCTACGTTGTCATAGCATGTCTGAACAGTGGCCTTGACTCTGATGTTCTCCTAATGGAGGACGGTGTCTACGCTGCAGTTGCAGATCAGAAATCAGAGAGCATAGGCTACCCCAATGTGGAGGAGCTCACATACCTCATATTTCCAGAGGGGAGCATACTGGTACACGAGGGATCCCTCAGGGAGAGGGGGCTTGTGGAGGAGGACCTTGTTGAGGCTGCAGAGATAATAAACGATGAGGAGCTCCATGAGATAATCTCTGCAAAGGGTGAAACCGCAGTTATCAGGATATGA
- the tusB gene encoding sulfurtransferase complex subunit TusB, translating to MERLLMGSVGFLVTKSPSELGFRTFLDLVGIWREDELIVYLISSGVYAAMKKNRYSHTIRELSETEAVFARKEDLMARGITRDMLIDGVEILEGFDRIVVDIMEKHRMVFTI from the coding sequence GTGGAGCGGTTACTGATGGGTTCTGTTGGGTTCCTTGTAACTAAAAGTCCATCTGAACTGGGTTTCAGGACATTCCTTGACCTTGTGGGGATATGGAGGGAAGATGAACTCATCGTATACCTCATATCCAGTGGTGTGTATGCTGCAATGAAAAAAAACAGGTATTCCCACACCATCAGAGAACTGTCAGAGACCGAGGCTGTTTTTGCAAGGAAGGAAGATCTAATGGCAAGGGGCATAACCCGTGACATGCTCATCGATGGTGTGGAAATACTTGAGGGTTTTGACAGGATAGTTGTGGATATCATGGAGAAGCACCGGATGGTCTTCACCATCTAA
- a CDS encoding DsrE/DsrF/TusD sulfur relay family protein, with amino-acid sequence MEKKLLTIVLLEGPYRHQYADIASELAESAIKNGYDVNIFLYMDGTHVPKRDQAPQSFPNVAEKFRALVRSGVNVISCIRCSTARGYTCSEKPYIKGVEIKSVYELAEWIKKSHRVISLGC; translated from the coding sequence ATGGAGAAAAAACTGCTCACAATAGTCCTCCTGGAGGGGCCCTACCGCCACCAGTATGCTGACATAGCATCAGAACTGGCAGAAAGCGCCATTAAAAACGGGTACGATGTTAACATATTCCTTTACATGGATGGAACACATGTACCGAAAAGGGACCAGGCCCCCCAGTCATTCCCCAATGTTGCAGAAAAATTCCGGGCCCTTGTACGGTCCGGTGTTAATGTGATATCCTGCATAAGGTGCTCCACCGCAAGGGGCTACACCTGTTCAGAGAAGCCCTACATAAAGGGTGTGGAGATAAAAAGTGTTTATGAACTGGCAGAATGGATAAAGAAAAGCCACCGTGTGATAAGTCTGGGTTGTTAA
- a CDS encoding (Fe-S)-binding protein, with protein MEMDEVKRELIPDGPLVREVTLKQVKPCIASEGKIRVLMELDSEIGDIIPLLANMYPPGAVNYVKKKNILTLTIYDRLISLYPSGKVSMNKNHDVDEAFDIIRRIMERINQAHEAYMRGVRGRDVESIGPLDIQRCLPGSNCGECGESTCMAFAMKLLNGEQKLDNCHPLKEPWMQENVHCLEKLLGEQLMETLGWSGY; from the coding sequence ATGGAAATGGATGAGGTTAAAAGGGAGCTCATCCCTGATGGGCCCCTTGTAAGGGAGGTTACACTTAAACAGGTTAAGCCATGCATTGCAAGTGAGGGGAAGATAAGGGTCCTTATGGAGCTTGACTCTGAAATCGGAGACATCATCCCCCTCCTGGCAAATATGTATCCGCCGGGTGCTGTGAATTATGTTAAGAAGAAAAACATTCTCACCCTCACCATCTACGACAGGCTCATAAGCCTCTACCCCTCAGGGAAGGTCAGCATGAACAAAAACCATGACGTGGATGAGGCCTTTGATATCATAAGGAGGATCATGGAAAGGATAAACCAGGCACACGAGGCCTACATGAGGGGTGTGCGTGGAAGGGACGTGGAAAGCATTGGACCCCTCGATATACAGAGGTGCCTCCCTGGCAGCAACTGTGGAGAATGCGGTGAATCAACATGCATGGCCTTTGCAATGAAGCTCCTGAACGGTGAGCAGAAACTCGATAACTGCCACCCCCTCAAGGAGCCATGGATGCAGGAGAATGTCCATTGCCTCGAGAAACTTCTTGGTGAGCAGCTCATGGAGACACTTGGGTGGAGCGGTTACTGA
- a CDS encoding ferrous iron transport protein A, with product METTLDRISESERVTVTSVDIAGKIKHRFTVMGIVRGSRVTIEKVAPLGDPLKVRVRGHPLSIRRKEASRIRVRRD from the coding sequence ATGGAAACTACACTCGATAGAATATCCGAATCAGAAAGGGTAACGGTCACCTCAGTTGATATTGCCGGTAAGATAAAGCACAGGTTCACGGTAATGGGGATCGTCAGGGGCTCCAGGGTAACCATTGAAAAGGTTGCACCCCTCGGCGACCCACTCAAGGTGAGGGTCAGGGGCCACCCCTTATCCATCCGCAGGAAGGAGGCCTCAAGGATAAGGGTGAGGAGAGATTAG